The DNA region AATGGGTGTTGCCATAGCCGACGGACAGCTTATCGACGAGTTCTACGCAGACACTCTGAGTACAGTCGGCGTTTTCTCAAACATCGTTGACATCACAATGACAAAACTGTTAACTGAAGGATACGAAGCGATGGAACAGAACAAGCAAAAGTACTTAAGGCTGAAACAGGACGCCCAAGAAATACTGGACGAAAAAAGGTTTGAGTACTTTCCAAACGATTTCTGCATAACTTTCTGGGTCAAACTGCCAGTGAAGGATACGCACCGATGGATAAACGAGCACACGATACCACGCCATAGCTCAGCTGCTGTTCCCGGAGCCTTCTTCCTCTTCAGAAACGACAACAAGTTGGCGAAGTCAAACATGATAAGACTGGGCTTGGGCTACGTGAACCCAGATAAACCCAACTTAGATGAAGCCTTCAACGTTCTGCAAAAGGCGATCAAAGACTAACATGCTATTTCTTGAGCTGAGGAATCGTGCCCAGTTCACTGAAAAGGTAGTCTCGGTCTCCTTTTTCCTTAATCTTCTCTCCAGCTTCTTTTGCCAACTGCAGGTATTTCTCGCATTCAATTTGCTGTCCTGCAACAGCGTGGGCTCTCGCTACCGCTTCATAAGCGAACGCTATGTCCCAGTCTCCGATACTGTTGGCTTGACAGATTTCTAGGCATCTTTGGGCATGGTACAATGCTTGTTGCGGTCGGTTTAAAACGGAATACACGCGACTGATCTGCCATTCGCCGCGTTCAAATTCCAAAGGCGTGCCGATTTCACCCCAGTGAAAACGAGAAGCATGGGTGGCGTGAACCATTTTGTCGTCATCGTCTTTGGTTCTGTCTTTCTTGTCCATGAGAGTCCAAGTCAAGTTGAAGAGATCAACGGCGAATTTTTTGTGAGCTTCTTTCTCAGTGTATTTTTTCTCTTCACTCATTCTGCAGCCTTCCGTTTTGTGCGGTTTATCCTAGGTGGGGAGATTTATATGTTTTTTCTTAGAATATTTCTGAGAATGTTAAAGTGCGAAAAAGAGTTGAGCAGTTAGTGGACTGGGGGGGATTTGAACCCCCACCGCAGTGGCGATATCTCCCGCAACTCCCTTTTTTTTCTATTGTATGCTTTCCTGTGAAGGATCGTTGGGATGTGAACCCGGGTGATGTTTCCCGGGCGCGCGCAAATTCGGGTGAGCGTTTGGTTAGTTGGAGTTTTATTTTTTGGGCATTAGTTCGTTTAGTTCGTATGTTGCTACACACATCACGCTGTCGGCGCCTCCGTAGTACACCAAGACTTCGTCGTTGATGAGTACGTTTCCGCAGCTGAATACTACGTTGGGTACTTTGCCGAAGCGTTCGTAGTCGGTGACGGGTGTTAGTATGGGTGTTTTGGGGCGGTAGAGAATGGTTTCAGGGTTGTCCCTATCCAGCAGAAGTACGCCCAACGAATAGACTTTTTCGAAGCTCACGCCATGATAGATAACGAGCCAGCCTTCGTTGAGTTCGATGGGAGTTCCAGCAGTCCCGACCTTCCAGCAGTCCCAGCTTCTCGTTCTCGGTCTCATCAAGACTCTGATGTCATACCATCGCTTGAGGTCGTCGGAGTACGCCACACACATGTCTGGTTCCAAGCGGTGAAACATGACGTATTTATCATCGATTTTTTTGGGGAAAATGACGGCGTCTTTGTTGCGTACGCCTCTGAACGGCAGCAGTCGTTCGTTCCATCTCCACTGTTTGCTCAGGAAATCATCGACTGAGATCGACGTTAGGGAGATTTGGTAGAG from Candidatus Bathyarchaeia archaeon includes:
- a CDS encoding glycosidase; protein product: LYQISLTSISVDDFLSKQWRWNERLLPFRGVRNKDAVIFPKKIDDKYVMFHRLEPDMCVAYSDDLKRWYDIRVLMRPRTRSWDCWKVGTAGTPIELNEGWLVIYHGVSFEKVYSLGVLLLDRDNPETILYRPKTPILTPVTDYERFGKVPNVVFSCGNVLINDEVLVYYGGADSVMCVATYELNELMPKK